Part of the Silurus meridionalis isolate SWU-2019-XX chromosome 29, ASM1480568v1, whole genome shotgun sequence genome, TTGAGTTGCTGATGGCATGGATAGAGTGCTAGGTGAACTCTGCAGCTGTCTAACCATGGCTGGGTCTCAGCTTCGCTAAATGGGTGTCTTGACTAAGGAACTTCCTAGCTCCTCAAGAAACATtcttcacttgtttttttttggttgaggtCCACCCTAGCTGGATGtggtgccacaacacaaatgcattgTATGCAGACACATCTAGAATGTTATAAAACACAACCACTGGCCATCTCCTGGTCATTCCCTGGCAACTGTAGGTGACAGTCACCTTATCCAGGTTGTCCACTcctcctttgtttttattatagtcCAGGATAAGTATGGGCTTTTTCTCACTTCCTGATGACACATCTGCATCTTTGTGAATTGTGGACATCATTTTTTGCATGCTGGAAACTGGATATATGCACTCTGCAAGTCACCAACTCTAAACTGAATTGGTCTTATGCATGTCTGACATgtccatttttgtttgtttgttttgcttgttcAGGGAAGGCGACAAACAGGCAAAAAGAGAAGCCCCTAAGTAAAGCTTACAGGGTTAGGAGAGGAGCTGACTGTCAGTGAGCTGTTGTCTGACTGTGTTAGTGGGCTGACAGTGTGTTTATGATTTTAGATTTAGCactaattattgttttaaaatgttatattataactGGGTCAAAACCGACCCTAACACCACAAAGGTCATAATTTTAATTAGAGAAATTTATAATTTAgttaaagagattttttttgttttattttgtttaaatagaggttcctgacaaagtaaaaaaacctTGATGCAATAAACTAATTTATGTGGTACTTCTGTGCATTTAAAACTACAAACGGGTCGGTGCCGACCCTAACACAAGAGGAAGGTTAATTAATCTACACTGTGTGCACAACTATTAGGCAAGTGATTATTTTTACCATATCATAATTTTATCCATAATTTCCAAGTCCAAGCTGTATAAACTTGAATGCTTATTGGATTTAATGCATATCAggtgatgtgtatttgtgtaacgAGGGAGGGTGTGGCCTAAGGagatcaacaccctatatcaaggtgtgcataattattaggcagatTTGTCTCCTTAGGAAAAATGGGACAAAACAGAGATTTAACTGActctgaaaagtaaaaaaaaattgtaaaaagtctTTCACAGGGATGCAGCACTCTTGAAATATCTAAGATATTGGGGCGTGATCACAGAACCATCAAACGTTTTGTagcaaatagtcaacagggtcgcaagaaacGTGTTGAGAAGAAAAGACGCAAATTAACCGCCAAAGATTTGAGAAGAATCAAACATGGAGCTACCAGAAACCCATTATTCTCCAGTGCTGCCATATTCCACAACTGCAACCAGTGTCAAGAAGTACAAGGTGTTCAgttctcagagacatggccaaggtaagaaaagCTGAAACCCGACCAcctctgaacaagacacacaagttGAAACATCAGgaatgggccaagaaatatctgaaGACAGATTTTTCAAAGGTTTCGTGGACTGATGAGATGAGAGTGACTCTTGACGGACCAGATAAATGGGCCCGTGGTTGGATCAGTAACAGACACAGAGCTCCACTttgactcagacgccagcaaggtggaggtgggctACTGGTATAGGCCGGTATTATTAAAGATGAGCTAGTTGGACCTTTTCAGGTTAAAAATAGACTCAAAATTAACTCTCAGACCTACTGCCAATTTCTAGAAGACACTTTCTTAAAGTATTGGTACTGGAAAAAGTCTGCATCTTTCAAGAAGACTTTGATTTTCATGCACGACAACGCTCCATCACATGCATCAAAGTACTCCACTGCGTGGCTGGCCAGTAAAGGCCTTGAAGATGAAAAACTAATGACATGGCCCCCTTCACCTGACTGGCCCTTCTTAAGCAGGAAATTTACAATGAAGGTAAACAGTActcctctctgaacagtgtctgagAGGCCGTGGTTGCGGCTACacaaaaagttgattctgaCCAGATCAAGAAACTGACTGACTCTGTGAATGGAAGGCTTGTGACTGTTATCGAAAAAGAagggtggctatattggtcactgaggttttctttttgaaatttcagaaatgtttatatgtacattttaagtTTGTTTTATTCTCACTTTAACAggtgaaaataaacaagtaagatgggaaaatttttgtttttccatttaGTTGCATAATGATAATGTACATGTAGATGTTCTATTAAGAAAGCCAAAACTTTACTTTTACTACTTAAATGTTCAGGTTTGAGGGGTTGTTAACATTTTGGATTGATCAAGAGCACTGTAGTTgtacaataacaaaattaatcctcaaaaatacaacttgcctaataattgtgcacacagtGTATTTTTCTTCCTGAAAATTTCTTATGTTTGCCTGACAGCAATTCTGTACCACCACCTCTGCCAGTAGAGTGTGAAACAAAGCATGAGCAAAGGATAGAGCTCTATCCGGATCTGAGTTAGTGCCAGAAAGTCAATATAGTAATAGTCATATTAACAGGAAGCAACATTCCTTACAACAtacaagcagttccagaggccgTCTAGCACTGCTGTTTAAACCTGAGACAACAGTAGAGTGTAGATGAGGTTGCTGGTAGTTCAGCTTCTGATTTGTGTATAAGTGCCTTTGGGTCTGTGAGATTTGACATAAGAGAGGGGTTTAAGCCACATATCCTCAGCCTATTCAGAAGTGAGGTCAGGTGGTGTTATGTAGGGCTGAGCGGGAACTGGCTAACAATAACAGACACTACTAAACTATCTAAATGTATGCTTTCAACCACTGCAGAATATGTTTCTGACCACTACAATATTCAGTCTACTCTATATTAACAAACGTTTGTAGTCAAGACACTTGACTATAAGTttcatatgtgcttttagaacatttacatgtatctaacaatgaataaaatgaatgaatgaataaatcattaGGTTGAAAACTTCCACCTTTATCACATTTAGTACCCATTTAACCCCCACACCTTTGGGAAGTTCTTCCACTAGCTTTTTGGAGAATTGCTAGCTTCTGGAgcagtgttagtaaagtcaggtacagatgtaggtgaggtgaggagccctAGGGTGCAGTCACAGTTCCATATTATTCcataggtgttcaatagggttaaggtcagagctctatagcaggccactgaagattttccactctaacccattaaaaacatatcttcatggagctggctttgtgcacagggacattgtcatgctgaaaccgATTTGGGTTTTGGGtacaagtaaaaatgtaaagctaCTGCATCCacagacattctatacaattgtgtgcctccaactttatgagaacagtttggagaaaaaaacatatatggctggaaaaagcaggtgtcccaattcttttgtaaATATAGTGTCTCATAAGCCTTTATAAGTTAGGTCCTGCCTACTATGTACTCCTTAAGACAGGATAAACCTACTCTTGATTAGCCACATGAGAGAAACAACCAGGATGAGAAACCCAACCAACAGACACTAATTTGGACCTACTAAAATACAGTTACAAACACGTAAAGCATGCTACACAGATTAATCCCTTTAACTTGTATATTTTACTTctgaatacatttataacagCACTTTCTGTCCAActtgacattttatttgtaacaaaCAGTGAAAACCAATGCCAAACAATGGCccaaaaaatcacacaaaaatgtatacaacAGTTAAAACctttaaagtacaaaagtaaGCAAACTGGCTGGTGTCTTTGAGGATGGACTTCAGGCACTCTTTAaacaattcttcttcttcttcttcttcttctaccaGATGTGAGCTTGCTCTGGTGTCATTCACCATGCAGCAGCTGTCTTGTCAAATGGCTGTCAGGCATCCATAATACATGCCTGTCCCAGCTTGTGTGTGGATAccattaaattatttacatttataaatgattttcttctccaaacagcTCCCTACAGCAAAAGTAAATGAGCACCTGGTGGGGCAGGAGGTCCCAGGAGTGCATTTGACcttatttttacacattatcTGATGAAAGATTTGCCTGATTAAAGAGACAAACATAAAGAACAGCTGTATTGTAATTATGCTTTGCATTAAGGTTTTCTTAATTTACATTGTATATACTACATTAGTCAACATGAATAACCCATAACTAATAACTATCACATAGATCACAAAGACTGGTCAATATTGAACACTTCAGTTAATACATAGCTTTACATCCTTTCTTCCATTAGGTGCTTTGGGAGGCAAAGGCCTGATGGCTTACTTGCCGTTTCTGTAGCAGTTTTTTTATGGGGTCAGGTTGCTAGTCCAACGACCACCCTCCCCCTCTACGTTTCACAGCTTTATGGTTTCTGTGTCCTTGCAACATGatgtatgtgttttatataactATGTTACCAGTGTTTATGCTTTGTGGTATATTTaccatttgtaaatataaatgtatttgaaataaaCCTGTTAAATTAGTGAAGACACTGGGTCCCAATGCGACCAATGTCAATAATGGCTCACTACAGTCTAGAGTGGAGCTCATGCAATATTTCACAATTGTTTCAACTTTCATCATTTTTTAACCTTTCCCCAAATGTGTCACCCACTGTCACTTTATCTTGAAATGCAACTTCACTGTCATTTACTGTTCCTGAAACTGTACATTCTTTAGACTGCAACATCTGCCCGTTCCAGTCTTCGGCTAGGACTCTAGCATAAACTCGAGAAAGGCTTTGGTTAAAGCGCAACCTCATGTCCAGCCCCATACAGAAATACAAAAGTGGGTTAACACAGCTGTTAAAGTAAGCTATGCACTTAGCTATGGGCAGGCCTAATTTTACTGCCTGGCTTTTGCTGTTCACCATCTTGGTCAAAAGGAGGAAATGGTAAGGCCCCCAGCACAGGAAAAAAGCACCGACTAAACAAATAAGAATGCGAAGTGGTCTCGATTTGTGCAGGATTCGTGTTCGTCGTATCCCTATACCAGCTAGTATGTAGGAGGTTAGGATGATGAGAAAGGGCAACAAAAATCCACATAAGAAGCGAATGCTGTACAAGGCCACTTTCGTTATTTTTCCTCGTTCAGGCACCTAGGATTAGGAAGAAATGGGAAAGATAAGAGAGAATCTATATTTAAACCCAGAAATGGACAGATATTTTGATGTGTTCTGTTATTGAGATTTAAGaaggatatatttttttacctccATTGAGCATTTGCTCAAGTTGTTCTTGCCCATATATACTTGTCGGTACTTATAATACGGTACACTGAAGATCACAGCTAAAATCCAAACTCCAACACTGATGAGTCTGGCTGCAAATACGGTTCGCCTTTGCCTGGTGAATACTGGTCGGCAAACACAAACTGCCCGATCCAGACTAATGACAGCCAGGATGAAGACGCTGCAGAACATATTGGTGTACTTGAAGAATCCATTGAACTTGCAGAGGAACATGCCAAAGGGCCAATAATCAAAGAAAAGTTTCTTGATTAATGAAGTAACACGAGTGAAGCAAAAAATCAGGTCTGCTACAGCTAAGTTGATCAGCCACACATTAGAGACATTGGCTTTTAGACGGAATCCAGACATCCAGATGACCACAGCATTTCCTGTGGTGCCGAAAACAATGGTGATTGTGTATAAGACAATCGTGATGTTTTCCATAATAGCATCAATGTCTACTTTGGTTTTGTGATTTTTGATAGAGACTTCATTTTCAGTTAGGAGGGTAAATGTGTCGTTGGAGGccatttttctgtaaaaaaataaaaataataataataaaaatcatgtccttccacacacacacagttcataggcttttttttcccttttctttcacATGAAACAATTTCCACTTCCCTAAAGACTGTCAGTCTCTTACTCAATGTCTGTTTCTAAGcatataggttttttttttagcatctaACTCTTTCACCCTTCAAGAAATAGAGAACTGGAAAACAGCAGCATGATTCAGGTAAAACGGAAAACCGTATTTCAACCAAGATAACGGACAGATAACATAGATAACACAGGTAATAGTTAAAAAGTTTAGTTAAGTGTTTCTCTGTAGTGTTGAATTTGGAGCGATTATGGATTTATGCATAGTTTAGTCATATAGTCATAGTCAGCTAATGTTCCTACATGTTCCACAGAATTCCCTTATGGGTTCATTGTTCTTGTTCAAGAATGCAATAATGCAATTATGTGCTTTGTAACAGAACTAAAAGGAAATTGTCACTGGTGTTTTACTGCTTTACAGCTGGTATGACAGGagcttaattaattattaataacaaaataccagcccataatttaaaacatatttatcatGACAAATATACACCGAACAGGGAAGGTTAATATTCTTTCTATGTCCAAAGTTATCACAAAATGTTTCTCAAAGTATTGGATATAAATAATTAACGGAAAAATTGATAAATTCAATGTATATTCATATGAAatatatgcatgtttttttttccaattaaatACACCAAAAAAGCAAAACCACAAACTATGATTTATAAAGTATTAACTAATACTGTTTAAAGCAGATAGTGACTTGAGCTTCTTACCTAAAATTGTCATGCAGTAGGTGTGCTTTTAAGTTgatgcttttcttttctgtatctaaacaacaaaaacaaaacaaaaaaaaacagtgtaacaaaaaaattaataatttggtCAAGACTCGAAAAAATGTATACTTCGGTAAATGTCTTGCTTGCAACTTTTCTTACATCCTCTtatattttgtcttcctttAAATCAGCCAGTTTGACAAAATAAGAGAGAAAAGTGGGTAGTGGTGCAGTTTTCCGCTCCACCCTCCTACCCTTcgtttaattatatattagtaTGTATATGGAATATTAAACAATgtgtaggagggtgaagtggaAAACTCAACATTACTTTCTTAGAAACTAACATTTGTGAAAATGTTATGCAGTTAAGGAGCATGTTAATATTCAGCagtatttttagtttttaggaCTTAtgtactattattactactactttgATTTTAAATATCGGCCCAAAAAatagtacacagaagctccagcattttaacctgcatttagaaggatgttttgtaactactagttcaacagtagaAGACCTGAGAGTTATTAAatacagcaacttgtcttttgaaaaattatatcacccatattacaaaaacagccttcttccaccttagaaatattgctaagctaagaaacatgttgtctatatctgatgcagagaagctcatccatgcatccatgacctatgtaatgcattactaggtggatgtcctgcatcatgcagcagccagagttctcacaaggtagAGAAATTATGACCATATAACCTCAATCTTATCAttcctacactggctacctgttaagtttcgaattgACTACAAACTTtagctacttacttacaaaacatgaaatggtttagctcccaattATCTTTCCAATTCGTCACGCtgcttgagatctcaaaactctgtacttctagtagttccactaaaggtggtagagcattctcatatttagctcccaaactttggaatagtcttcctgacagtgttcggggctcagacacactctcccagttaaAGTGCAGAtcaaagacgtatctttttagcgaatcctacacataacacacatcacctatcataaccttgtgctccagtacatctgatcacatgcacattatcaacttgtgcttgttaatattatgaacagcagctacgctaattcctctcaactgcctctctttctctacccatcccgaggcatcctgaggttgcaccagctccagtcacgccccacctcatgaagattgtggacctttaaaaaaaaagtagatgccgaccccgcaaacatcccgaaccatctaaaaacgtaccagtgccatttggatctcacttcatgtagagttttgacattggacctctttgagtgtttaaaggctctggtatGGAGACGCtgatgttggatctgtgatgatcacaaatgttgagctattttatgagttgctcagtagctcctggttccataacatcaactgactgtataagactgtggaaaggacattactcacaatcttacattccattgctcatgttagttttcactctccagtgttctgtattgtttaaagactataatcacactcttgatatcactcaaatgaggatgggtttcccttttgagtctggttcctctcaaggtttcctcttCATagcatctaagggagtttttccttgccacagttgtcATGGCTGCTAATAAAtaagggataaatacacatcgttcaccttaactcttaaattctgtaaagctgcgttGAGGCtttgtctgttgtgaaaaaataagaaataaactgtagaaataaacttgacttgacttaataataataataataatattatgcgtaataatattatgttttattcGAATAATAAAAGTAgtcataataattgtaataataatattaataatagtagtaatataaaaaagaaaaataacggAATAAACCTTTTAATAATCTTTCAGTGGAAAGGTCAGAAGTGGCTatgcatgaaagaaaaaagtacaaaatatttGCTTAACTAAGCTAAACAGCTGTCATGAGTTtaagtgataataaaaaaaagtacagaaacaGGAACTGCTATATCACAATGCTGCAATTATGTTTTTAGGGTTAATGTAGTCTATACTTTTATCTTTATTTGCATCTCCTGTGTCATTGCACAAACCTTGCCTTTATTCTGCAGCTAGTATATGTCTAGCATGTTGAAAGAGTACATGAAGAGTTTTCCATTCGATTTCATTTAAGGTAAGTGTATTTTGTTCTAAATGTTGTGTACAGATTGCTATTGTGGAGTTTGTGTTCATGCACATTGCGTTGCGTATCATGCACAAATCTGTTCAACTTAACTGCATTTCACCATCCTTTATATGACGTTGACCATTTTGGAATTGATCACAAaaaacttcttctttttcttcttcctcttcttcttctgattattattatcattattattattattattagtaatagtaatagtagtgaaTACACAGAGCCCCTGTCTAGGATAAAAGGTTTGTTTTAGCATGTAGGTTGACTTGTTCCATTTATATTGACACTGGATTTTGCAGTCTTtaatgtatgtgagagagacgATTAAAATTGTGTCCTAAAGCAGAAGCTGTAGGTTTGTCAATCTGTGACAAACCAGGCAGGAAGAACCAATAGCCCATGATAGCATTTGCAAATTAATACAGATTAAAGACTGTGAGCAGAGACCATAACAAAATCCATGTTGGATTAAGTTCAACCAGTTTATTCTGCAATAAATTCCACAGGATTAAGGGGAAAAAGCATTGTAATACACCATATGTTACCTACCTCTCAGTGTTGCGCTGTTTCACTGTACGGAGGTCAAATGGCACTTCTAATATCGAGGGTTCCTCAGTGCCCCCTAAAACTACTACAGATCCAACTAAAATTGGGTCAATTGAAAGGACCACTATTCTGTTTTCATTAACAGGGTGGAAAAGACACTGCGCTGAAGATTGACTGAAAAATACTCTCTGCATAAAGGGTAAACAGACAAGCCAATTATGTGCAATTAACAGGTCATGTGCTCTTAATATAAATACACCAGTTCCTGCAAGGCCTCATAGTTTGTTtgagaacaaacaaacatatgaaGAGTGTTgatcatctccaggtcaagatctccaaataacacttcatgactctctgctctccccttcagccactgctcataaccttggggtaactatggacaatgaactgtccttctttccACATGTCATTAATGTGGCTCGCTCCGGTCGATTTGTTCTCTAgaacatccaaaggattcgaccatttctttccatacaggctgcccaggtgcttgttcagtctcttgtcatttcaagactcgactactgcaactctctgctggcaggtcttcccctgaacactATTTGtctactgcaaatgatccaaaacgcagctgcacggcttgtgttcaatctgcccaagttctcccacaccaccccactgctatGCTCCCtttactggcttccagtagctgcacgtatcagattcaaaacactgatgcttgcctacaaggccaaaaatggaccagcgccatcttacctcaaagacctcatcacatctcgcactgcaccacgctgtctgagatcctccagcactgctcgactggtacctccttctctcagaatgagaggtaagtatacttcaaggctcttctctgttctggcaccgaggtggtggaatgaacttcccctagatgtccgtacagcggagtgcctgactatcttcaagcaacggttgaagacctacctcttcctgaaacacttaaattatcatttcaagtttgctttgtagaaatcaagtttgtaatctggcgtacaagtgtagatttattcattgctagagactcaaagcacttttgtacgtcgctctggataagggcatctgctaaatgctgcaaatgtaaatgtaaattttaatgtttaaaaaatcccAATCTTTAGGTATTTAGGCTTTGGTCAGGCACTCTACAAAGAGGAATTTGATGAGCAAAGAATCACAGAATCACAAATTTTCTAAACTTTAATTATTCTGTGACACGCCATTAAGttctttatttacaaaatagaaacaaatatgGTGCACCAAATTCATGACTTCAGGACACTTTAATCAGAAAAGCAACCAAGAAGACAAGGGTGAGAAGGGTAAATCTCGAAATGACTGTACTAACACTATGCCATAGTGTGGGCTATGGTTTCCATATGGTAAGCagtgtttttgcattttgcacTGTTCTGGTGTGAACCACCATTATTCATGTTCTTTCCATGTTTTCAACATGCCTTTTTAATTTACAAACTGCAACCCAGATTTGATTTCATACCACACTTCCATTAAGCTGAGATTAATAGAGTATCTGAGTTATGATTGTCTCTTTTAaaagttcaaataaaatataaaagtttcCACTTCAGGAATGTGACAGCTCAGTGTATAAGACATTGGactactgatcggaaggtcatgggttcagaCCTCAGCGAGGCCTTTAACCTTCAATTGCTCAGCtttataactgagataactgtaagttgctctggataagggcatatGCTATGAATGTAAATTACcctgtcttttattaaatatttcatatgtgCCTGTGATCAATTTATTCTAGTCATCAACCAAAGGAGGAAACACACATTGTGGCCTCATATGAGCTGCTTGGCAAGCATAATATCTGCCATATGTTATGATACTGCGGTACCTAGTGAATTTACCTTCCATTTGTTGCCTGCTTTAGCAGTATTTGGCAGTGCTTTGTTGAGTTCACATAAAGTGCAGTCTCAGTAGGATTTATGAGGATGGTAGACATGCCCCAATGGCCTGGACATAAGATCTGGTTGTCTGAAATATCCAGGAATATCCAGATATCAGTGACCATCAGGGAAGATAAggctaataaaataatttgtgtgCTTATAATCACTATTAGTTTGGTCTAAGCTAAGACAGTGagcatatacactacactattgccaaaagtttaGGGAGACTTGAAGAATATAATTATAcatgcttttttgaacatctcattccagatttagttcCCTCTTTACTGTATAATAACCACTGAACCTCTGGGAAGGCTTTCTTCTAGATTTTAGAGCATGGCTATAGGGATTTGTAATAATTTGTCTGCGAGACCATTAGTAAGATCAGGCAGTGATTTTGGGTGAAGAGgttttccagttcatcccaaaggtcccAAATGTAGAGAAATGAGAACCACTTTAGCCGCATGTAGCCACAGGTGTAGACCCCAAACTATGTCCCGCTGGTGAATATGGCCTGCCTCTACATTTGGAACAGCCCTCTGAACAATGGCCGAAACATTTgagccatttttattttaaatatgttttactcatatcatatctgtatttacaataaaagcctcttgacttgatttgataATAAAGATTGGCTTTTAAActttatttgataataaagtttgactttcaaactaaaatttccCTTAGTTATTATTAAAGGTCAAGGCACTGATAGTTGAGCGCTGGAACTAGCAGCTatggcaaaaaaacaataccgatagtttttctggCTTCCGGTCTGTTGTCATTAGGAGAGCGGCcactagaggcaaatcactgacgccacgtgctgtttgtttttacacttaaGAATGTGCGGGGcatggagagcgctatattatatttattatttataatttatcaattacagaattgtatttattaatcaaaTATTCATATGAATTCCTTTAGcgcattttcatgattcagttactgatactgttttttttgttttttgtaataaagctaaggactattttacatggagtgttttttgtttcgGTTGATTAAtgggttatcggcaagtacgatccaatctagctatcggtatctgtaaaatccactattggtCAACCTTTAATTATTAACATAGCCTAAtaatttgttagattcacccaccaacaaaaatacatatacataagaaagtaaatgttttgattgcaatgaatttgaaaaaaaatttcattctgAAAGTAATAATGCTTTTCTAATAGAGTATTTGTCTCTTGAAAAAGTAAActcatttgtctgtatggtGCATAACAAAACTAATCCAGCATtaggaggcataataaatacatttaaaattctaataaaatcaCCACAATAATACAggttttctgttacagacccaCCTGGTGCTCTATTAAAGAAAGGGAAAATTATGTGGCCCCCACAGAAAAAAGTTCTGGGACCCCTGGTTTAAATTAAAAGTGAATCTTTTAATGAGAGCCCTTCGAAATCATATACGTTACTGAATGTAAACTCTAAAATATGGCAGTATATGTAAATTAGATTTACATATTCGATTTGAATAT contains:
- the LOC124382199 gene encoding fMet-Leu-Phe receptor-like isoform X1; translation: MIEFWPKTGTDTEKKSINLKAHLLHDNFRKMASNDTFTLLTENEVSIKNHKTKVDIDAIMENITIVLYTITIVFGTTGNAVVIWMSGFRLKANVSNVWLINLAVADLIFCFTRVTSLIKKLFFDYWPFGMFLCKFNGFFKYTNMFCSVFILAVISLDRAVCVCRPVFTRQRRTVFAARLISVGVWILAVIFSVPYYKYRQVYMGKNNLSKCSMEVPERGKITKVALYSIRFLCGFLLPFLIILTSYILAGIGIRRTRILHKSRPLRILICLVGAFFLCWGPYHFLLLTKMVNSKSQAVKLGLPIAKCIAYFNSCVNPLLYFCMGLDMRLRFNQSLSRVYARVLAEDWNGQMLQSKECTVSGTVNDSEVAFQDKVTVGDTFGERLKNDES
- the LOC124382199 gene encoding fMet-Leu-Phe receptor-like isoform X3, producing MASNDTFTLLTENEVSIKNHKTKVDIDAIMENITIVLYTITIVFGTTGNAVVIWMSGFRLKANVSNVWLINLAVADLIFCFTRVTSLIKKLFFDYWPFGMFLCKFNGFFKYTNMFCSVFILAVISLDRAVCVCRPVFTRQRRTVFAARLISVGVWILAVIFSVPYYKYRQVYMGKNNLSKCSMEVPERGKITKVALYSIRFLCGFLLPFLIILTSYILAGIGIRRTRILHKSRPLRILICLVGAFFLCWGPYHFLLLTKMVNSKSQAVKLGLPIAKCIAYFNSCVNPLLYFCMGLDMRLRFNQSLSRVYARVLAEDWNGQMLQSKECTVSGTVNDSEVAFQDKVTVGDTFGERLKNDES
- the LOC124382199 gene encoding fMet-Leu-Phe receptor-like isoform X2, translated to MGLDKSLHFNQSLSRVYDRVLAKDRDGKMASNDTFTLLTENEVSIKNHKTKVDIDAIMENITIVLYTITIVFGTTGNAVVIWMSGFRLKANVSNVWLINLAVADLIFCFTRVTSLIKKLFFDYWPFGMFLCKFNGFFKYTNMFCSVFILAVISLDRAVCVCRPVFTRQRRTVFAARLISVGVWILAVIFSVPYYKYRQVYMGKNNLSKCSMEVPERGKITKVALYSIRFLCGFLLPFLIILTSYILAGIGIRRTRILHKSRPLRILICLVGAFFLCWGPYHFLLLTKMVNSKSQAVKLGLPIAKCIAYFNSCVNPLLYFCMGLDMRLRFNQSLSRVYARVLAEDWNGQMLQSKECTVSGTVNDSEVAFQDKVTVGDTFGERLKNDES